ACGTTGACTGTGCCACTTTTACAGACTCTGCCCAAATCATTGCGCCCTAAATCCACTAACATCACATGCTCGGCGATTTCTTTGGGATCTTGTAAGAGTTCGGTGGCTAAAGCTTCGTCTTCTTCTGGGGTAGCACCACGGGGACGGGTTCCGGCAATGGGTCGGACAGTGGCGAGGGTTGTGCCACTGGGGTCTTTTTCGGCTTTGACCATCACTTCTGGAGAAGAGCCGATCAGTTGCCAGGAGCCAAAGTTAAAGTAGGCCATGTAAGGCGAGGGGTTAATCAGTCTCAGGGAGCGATAGAGGTCAAAGGGTTTACCCTTATAGGCGGTACTCAGACGCTGGGAGAGGACGACTTGAAAGATATCGCCAGCCAAAATATAGTCTTGGGCGGCTTTGACGTTGCTACAGAAGGCTTCTGGGGTAATGTTGCTGTTGTAGGAGAGGGTAGAATCTGGGTTAATCCGGTTGGGGGGTGTCCATTCTAGGGAAAGATGTTTGCGCGAGAGGGGTTTGTTGAGTTTCTTGACGAGGGATTTGATGCGATCGCACCCGTTCTTATAAGCTTTTTTCAATTTAGTCTTCGGATCGCGCACATCTACATAGGCGATCGCCCAAATCTTGCGCTTCACCTGATCGAAAATCAACAGATGATCCACCTGCATCCAAATGCCATCGGGTAGATCCGTCTTTTCCCCTTCATGGACGGGAACTGTCGGTTCGATCCAACGAATCAGCTCATAGCCCCAAAACCCAAATAACCCCCCAATTCCAGGAGGCAGTTGGGGCAGTTTGACGGGATGATAGGGTTCTAAACAGTCGGCTAAATGCTTGAAGGGATCGCCTTGAAATTCTGTTTGAGTGCCATCTCGGAAGGTTTGGGTGGTGCGATCTCCTCTTGCTTCTAAAATCCATAGAGGATCGCAGCCTAATAAACTGTAGCGACCGATTTTTTCTCCGCCTTCGACTGACTCTAACAAAAAGTTGTAGGGGCGATCGGCACAAACCTTATACCACGCCGAAACCGGGGTTTCTAAGTCAGCAACCCATTCCTGACATACGGGAATAAAATTACCTTGTTGGGCAAGCTGTTTAAATTCGGAAAAATCGGGGTAAATCATGGATCGAGAGGTGATGGAACAGGATTGGCCATCCAAGGATATCCTGCTTATGCTGAATCTCAATCATATCGCGCTTTGCGCTGGTAATGGGTAATGGTAACCCGTTAAGGTTGTCGGTGAGGGGGAGGCAAGAGGCAATAGGCAATAGGCAATAGGGGGGAGGCAAGAGGCAATAGTCCATAAATAGTGTGAGCTAATTCATTTAACTCTATATTTAGAACTTGACAAAATGCATATTGTCTTAACTTGTCACCATTGGGTAATGGGTATTCAGGATTTTCTACTCTCCGTCTATGACTGAGAGTTCATCCGTCAGTTTTAAGCGTCCTCGATAATAGGAATGGATCAGGCGATCGATGGCGTGTTGTTCTTCTTCCGTCAGGTTTTGCTCTAAAATCGCTGCCATCAGTCCATATCGGTCAGCTTGGGTTAATTCGCGCTTGGTATAGGCTTGAACGATCAGATCGCTAAGGGCGCAGGGGAGGAGATTTAAGGAGAATTCCATGGCTCAGTTGTAAGATGACACTCTAAAGGAGCTTTAATGTCATTGTCCTTTGTTTTTCCTCTGGGTTACGTGATGACGGGGGAAATTAATTGTGAGTTCTATCACTATTAGAGCGCTTTGTTAGCTCTGTATCATTTGAATTGATCTTAGGCGCACACAGCAGCCACCCAGAAGAGTCCATCTACAACTAGGGTACTTAGGACTGCACCGCTAAAGGCCCACCATGGTATTGATGTGGATCGCAGGGGAATTAAACCGAGCAGCAGCAGGAGCATGACTAGCACTCCGGCCCAAAATCCCCCCCAGGGGGTATAGATTTGGGCGATCGCCTCTTGAAAGACGGGACGGACAAATTCGGGTTCGACTTGCATCAGGTGTCGCCAATGGGGGATTAAGTTCACTAAATAAAAGTAAATATCCGTGATCGCTGTCCCCACAAGAGAACCCAGATAGAAGAAATGACCGATTAATCCCCAAGAATTCCCAGAGCGTCTACAGCGTAAAATGAGGTCGAGTAAAACGAAGGGGAGGGCGATCGCCTCAATGGGTAAATGATAGACCGGTTCCCACCGTAACCACCCCCAATAGATCGAACCGGCTAACCAACTCCAACTAAATCCTAAGCACAGATCGCCCCAAAGCTTGCCCCAAGGCTGTCTCATCAACAGCAGACTTAAGCCAATCCAGAATAGGGTCATTACAAAACTTAATTCTGGGAAGAGTCGCACTAATGGAGCTTGGAAGAATACAGGAACAATCACCAACCCCCCAGATGCCAGCCAGATTTGCCACTGTTGAGGGAGTGCCAGGCCTTTCAACCACTCTTTTACAGGATTTGGGGCTGACTTGGATGTTGAGGAAGAGTAGGGGGGGAAGGTTTGTTGAACCACAATTAAGCTTCGTTACTTAACTTTACATTGTTTAAGATATCAGATTTTCTAATTCTGTGTATTGAATCTGAATATCCCCCCAGGGGGGATACGTCCATGATAACCGATCGCCAGAGAAATGAAAGCCACAAGCGACAATCCCCTGTTTTTGGCAATAATGGGACAGTTCTTCATCAAGGATTCGTGATGCTCAAAAAAAGTGGCGATCGCCCCCTCCTGCTAGGGCTGATGTTCCTATCCGCCCTACTTTTACCCACCCTCGCCCAAGCCCAAGCACCCACAACAAACACTGTTTCCGGGCAACTCAACATCTTTCAAGCCTTCATTTTAGGGCTGGTACAAGGCATGACGGAATTTATCCCCATCAGCAGCACCGCTCACCTGAAAGTCGTTCCCGTGGCGCTCGGATGGGGCGATCCGGGGGTTGCCTTCTCTGCCATCATTCAACTGGGCAGTATTGGCGCGGTTCTCTGGTACTTCTGGGACGATCTCAAGCAACTCACTCTAGGAGCAATTGAAGCCATCCAGAAAAAAGACTATCAGGCTAATCCTGTTCGCATGGTATTGGGAATAGCGATCGGAACCCTACCCATTGTTATTATCGGCTTAGGGGTTAAACTATTTGTACCCAACTTCGACGAATCTCCGATACGCAGACTCTCCTCTATTGCGATCGCCTCCATCGTCATGGCCATCCTACTCGGATTAGCCGAACAATGGGGCAGCCGCAAACGGGACTTCGATCGCCTCGGAATGCAAGACGGCATCCTCATGGGATGTGCCCAAGCTCTCGCCATTATCCCCGGCGTTTCCCGCTCCGGTTCAACCATTACCGCCGGATTATTCATGGGATTAGAACGCGCCACCGCCGCCCGCTTTTCCTTCCTCCTCGGCATTCCCGCCATCACCCTCGCCGGATTAGTCGAACTCGTCGGACTACTCGACGAAGGACTTGCAGGAGTGGGCATATTTCCCCTGATTGTCGGCTTAATCTCCTCCGCCTTCTTCTCCTATATCGCCATTGCCTGGCTGATTCGTTTCCTCCAAACCCGTAGCACCTGGCTCTTCATCTGGTATCGTCTTATTTTTGGCATCGTTATCCTAATCGCCATCAGCACCCAACTGATCCCGAACAGCTAAACCATGAGTACCATCCGTCCCGCCAAAATCTCCCAAGTTCTCCCCGACTCCATCGCCGCCGAGATCGGCTTTGAACCCGGTGATGCGATCGTCTCCATTAACGGTACAAATCCGCGAGACTTAATTGATTATCAATTTTTATGTACCGATGAAATCCTCGATCTAGAAGTTCTCGATCTCAAAGGCAAAACCCATCACATTGAAATTGAAAAAGACTACGATCAAGACCTGGGTTTAGAATTTGAAAACGCCCTCTTTGACGGCTTAATTCAATGCAATAATCGCTGTCCCTTCTGCTTCATCGATCAACAGCCCCCCGGAAAGCGAAAAAGCCTCTACCTTAAAGATGATGACTATCGCCTCAGTTTTCTCTACGGCAGTTATTTAACCTTAACCAACTTATCAGATCGGGAATGGAGCCGCATCGAAGCCATGCGCCTCTCTCCCCTCTATGTTTCCGTTCATGCCACTGAACCCGAAATTAGAAGCAGACTCTTAAAAAATCCCCGCGCCGGTGAAATCTTAAAACAACTCGAATGGTTCCAAGAACGGCGCTTACAAATTCATGCCCAAGTGGTCGTTTGTCCCGGAATTAATGATGGAGAACACCTAGAACAAACCCTTTTAGATTTAGCCCAATTTCATCAAGGAGAAGTTCCTACAGTAGCTTCAATTGCCGTGGTTCCCGTAGGCTTAACTCGGTTTCGCCCCACAGAAGACGAACTGATTCCGGTAACCGTGGAAAAGGCCCAAGAAGTGATTAAGCAGGTGCAACAATTACAGGATAAATTTCAACAGGAAAAAGAGGCTACGGTTGTTTGGTTAGCTGATGAATGGTTTTTAATCGCCGGATTGGATTTACCACCTGAATCCCATTATCAAGATTATCCCCAGATTGGTAATGGAGTAGGGTCAATTCGGTTATTTATTCGAGAATTTGAAGAGAAAATCCAAGAAAGAATGATTTCTGAAGTTTCTCCCCCTAAAACTTTATCTTGGGTGGTGGGTAACACAGTCGAGAAAGCGTTTACTCCCCTGGTAGAACAATTAAATAAAATATCAGGCTTAACGATTCAGTTACAAGCGCTGAACAGCGACTATTGGGGGCAAGAAATGACGGTTACCGGTTTATTAACGGGGGAAGATTTGCTGCATAAATTATCGGGGAAAGACTTAGGCGATGGTATTTTATTGCCCACGGTGATGTTAAAGCATGGAGAAACCTGTTTTTTAGACGATCGAACCGTGGAAGAGGTGGAAGAAAAGTTAGGCGTGCCGATTTTTCTGGTGGAAGATATTGATGCTTTGCTAAATATAGCGCTTTCCGCTTCGCGGACATGAACGCGCTAGGGAATAGGGAATAGGGAATAGGGAATAGGGAATAGGATTGTGGTACATTTGAATCGCCCTCAATCTGCCCTTACACAACACTCAGAGGGACTTTCTTGCTCATTACTCATTACTTAACAGCGCAAAGCGCTATATAGCCATCAATCTAAACAGTTAACACCTGATTAAACAAGTAACCTACGCTAATAATTCCCACGGTCATCAAGGTGACAAAAACGGCTAATAATTGAGGGCGAAGTACCTTCCGCAAAATTACGATTTCGGGCAACGATAGAGCGGTGACTGCCATGGTAAAGGCTAATACTGTGCCTAAAGGAATTCCTTTGGTCACCAAGGCTTCACTAATGGGCATCACTCCGGCAATATTGGCATACAGGGGCACACCGAGAATAACGGCAATTGGTACAGCTAAAGGATTATTTGCACCGGCGAATTCGCTAATAAAGGAGGTGGGGGCATAGCCATGAATGCCTGCACCAATGGCAATACCAATGACTACATAAATCCAGACGGATTGGATAATTTGACTGGACTGAGACCATCCTTGATTAAATCGTTCCTTCCAAGTCAGATGGGAGATTGAACCATCTTCTAGGGGGACAGATTGATCGGCTGCGGGCAGTTGCCAAACAAAGGATTCTACCCATTGCTCTAATTTTAGTTGGCCGATAATATATCCAGCCGCGATCGCCAAAATAACCCCAAAGCCAATATAGATCAGGGTGACCTTAAAGCCAAACAATCCCCAGAGCAACACCACTGCCACTTCATTCACCATGGGGGCAGAAATGAGATAGGAAAAGGTGACTCCTAGGGGAATTCCTGCCGTCAAAAAGCCGATAAACAAGGGAACTGCCGAACAGGAACAAAAGGGGGTAACAATTCCCACTAGGGCGGCCAAAACATTACCACTGAATCGGCGTTTTCCGGCTAACCAATGGCGTACATGCTCCGGTTGTAAAAAGCTCTGAACTGTACCGACGAGAAAACTAATGACGATCAGTAAAGTGAGAATTTTGGGCACATCATAGAGGAAAAACCGCAAGCTCTCGCCGAGGTGGGAGTCGAGGGGAATTCCCAATAGATGAGTAACGATTTGAACAGCGAGCCAATCGAAGGGATAAAAGGGATCGAACATGGGTAAGATTTCCCTCTAATTTTGCAAGAACGGTTTAATTTCTTCTGCACTCATGACTTTACCTTTGGCGACGAGTTTCCCGTTTACCATTAGAGCTGGAGTGGAGAGGACTCCCCGCTTGGCAATTTCGATCGCGTCTTTAATGTGTAAAATTTCTGCATCCAGACTGAGATCGGCGATCGCCTGCTTCGCATTCGCTTCTAACTGCTGACATTTTTTACAGCCGGTTCCTAAAACTTCCACTTGAATCTTACTCATCATTTGACTCCTGAGTGAATCGATCTATCGGTTTAGTCTTATATGCCGTATCTAAAACAATACACTCTCGATCAGTGATGTCTAGATTTTGGGCACAATACTTCACCAATGGGGTTAACTGATTATGCAGAGCTTGTAACTGTTGAATCTGCTGTTCAATCTCGTTAAGTTTCTTACAGAGGCGCTCATGTACGGCTTGACAAGTGAGCGATCGCCCATCCTTAAGCGAGAGAATATCCTTAATCTCATCTAAACTAAGTCCCAAAGCTTTCACTTGCACAATAAAAGCCAGACGTTCTATATCGCTCTGACTAAACAAGCGATAGCCTGCTGCGGTGCGCTCCGGAGGAGGAATTAATCCGATCCGCTCATAAAAGTAAAGGGTTTGTGGATTAATGCCTAAAGTGCGCGATACTTCGCCGACTTGAAACATAGATCTCACTTCGTTACCAGCTCAATAGCTCTACTCTAAACCCTATAGTCGAGTATAAAGTCAAGGCCTTGAGCCAACCCGATCCTTAGCACGGAGTCAACCGTAATCAATTTTGCTATAGTTGAAGCGAAATAGAGTGAATCCTTTTTGCTTATGCCCAGGTCTATTCCCTACCAACCTGTTCTCCTGCGAATCTTACATGGTGGCAGTGCCCTTCTCGTCATTTTGGCTCTGATTTCTGGGTTTTGGGTTTATAACACCTATGATGGGCGTTGGGGTAGCCTACCTTTACCCAACCTATCGGATACCCAAGATATTCACGGCACGATCGCCGTTACCTTCCTGCTTCTCCTCCCTATCTTTGCCCTCTATAGCTTCCACATTGGCTATCATCGCCTGATCCAGGAGCAAGCTTTCAACCCCTTAAAACAGGTGGGTAAACCGGTTTGGTGGATCTTTATGCACCGTTTAGCCAATACCTTCATGTTACTGGCCGCCACTTTCGCCGTGATTACCGGTAGAATGATGGAAGAAGAATGGCTTCCGGCTGGAGAAATTAACCGCCCTTGGTATTTAGCCCATTTAGTTTCATGGTTGATTGTCTTCCTGAGTTTAGCTCTACATTTGCTCCTGGCAGCTAAAGTCGGGGGAGTGCCCTTACTGCGATCGATGTTGCAATTCTCCCGGCGCGATCGAGATACCCCTAAATCTTGGTTACGAGGTCTGAGAAAAATATCCTCTAGTCGGCTTTTCCAAGGAGTAGAAATTATGGTCATGGGGGGCATTATTTTGGCTTTTCTGCTCCCCGTCTTCGCTTCCTAATATCAATTAAAAATTAAAAATTTTCATGTCGGCGACAGCCGAAAAAATTAAAAATGGGTAGACTCAAGTGCGATCGCCTGCCTTGTCTAGCATTTCCCCATTCTCCTGCCCAGATCTATTCTAGAACGACCCAATTTGTGATAGGGTAGAAAGGTTGTATAAATTCCCCTCAAGGAGAAGCTATGACCCGCGCCATTATGGAAACCGAAAAAGGGACAATTAACCTAGAATTGTTCGATCAAGATGCTCCTAACACGGTTAAAAACTTTGTCGAATTATCCCAGAAAGGATTTTATGATGGACTGACTTTCCATCGGGTCATTGATAACTTTATGATTCAAGGCGGCTGTCCCCTAGGAACGGGAACCGGCGGCCCCGGCTACAAAATTAAGTGCGAAATTAATGATAATAAGCATGTGGCTGGAACCCTATCCATGGCTCACGCGGGTCGGGATACGGGAGGCAGTCAGTTTTTTATTTGCCACGCTCCCCAACCCCATTTAGATGGTGTACATACCACATTTGGTCAAACTCAAGATATGGATGTGGTGAATGCTATTCGTAAGGGAGATAAGATTATTTCGGTGAAAATCGAAGAGTAGGGAATTAGGGAATAGGGAATAGGGAATATCGCAAACCTAAATGAGTTATGTAATGGCTGCCCCTCATCCCCCTACCCCCCTTCGGCTTCGCTCCCTTCGACTTCGCTCAGGGCAAGCAGGGCGGCGCTTCTCCCGCGGGAGAAGAGGGAAAACAGTCCCTCTCCCTTGGGAGAGGGATATAGGGAGAGGGCATTTCCCGTTGCACAACTCATTTAGACTAGCGATAGATAATAGGTAATTAATTGTCTATCGCCCCATCTTCCTATCTCCAAAATTATCCCTCTAAACCGCGACCTAGGGTTTGCTCTAGCATCTCTACATCCGGAACTTCTTCCGGTGCATAATATCCGGCTGCTCGTTTGGCTGTTATTTCCACTTGGGCATCCTTCGGGACTAACTCAGGGGGAATTGGAACCCGCTCGATGACTTCAATGCCGGAGTTGGTAATGGCATCATATTTCATGTTGCTCATGGACACTAATCGGTCAATGCGGGTTATGCCTAACCAGTGTAGGACATCGGGCATAAATTCCTGAAAGCGCATATCTTGGACTCCGGCGACACATTCGGTGCGCTCAAAATAGGCTTTGGCGCGATCGCCTCCTTCTTGACGTTTGCGAGCATTATATACCAAAAACTTCGTAACTTCACCGAGGGCGCGTCCCTCTTTCCGGAAGTAAACAATCACCCCTAGACCCCCTTCTTGGGCGGTGCGAATACAGACCTCGATACCATGGGCAAGATAGGGGCGACAGGTGCAAATATCGGAGCCAAAGACATCAGAACCGTTACACTCATCATGGACACGGACGGCGATGGGGCGATCGCGATCGGAAATTGCCCTTAAATTTCCAATTAAATACACCGTCATTCCGCCAATTGGAGGTAAATATAATACCAAATCCGGGCGAGTCACCAACTCTGGAAACATGCCCCCTGTCTGCTCAAATAAAGCTTGACGCAGATCCATTTCCTCGACTCCAATGCGTTTAGCGATTCCCGGTAAATACCACACCGGCTCGATCGCCGCTTTAACCACCACTAAATCCCCACCCTCCTTGAGAATCTTGCCATCCGCTTGCAACCGTCCCTTACTCACCGCTTCCTGAAGTTCCGGCATATTAATATGAGCTTGAGTAATGGCGATCGTCGGTCGAATATCAATCCCCTGTTCATAAAATTGGGTATAAATTTCACCTACACGAGCGCCAAAGGGGTCTAGGGAGACAATCTTATCCGGATCGCTCCAACTGGGATGGGGGCCAATGTCAGCCACCGGTGCAGTATTGGTTAAATCTGCTCGATGTTCCGGGTTCAGGGCTTGACGAGCGACAGCTAGGGCGCGATAAATGGCGTATGATCCGGAGTGAGTTCCAATCACATTGCGGTGAGCTGGATTGGTTAATGTGGCAATCACCGGCCCTCTAGCAATGGGATCGGCATTTCCCCAATCAACGGCGATCGGTTTTGTCCCACTGCTGCGAGGATGGGACGTGAGGACAATGGGTTTAGACTTACGACGAGTTGAATCAGCCATAGAGACCAGGGAAGAATGGACAATCGACAGTTGTATACCGTATTGTGTCACGATTTTAGAGACTGGGGCAGAAAATTGCCCGGCGATCATGCGACCCATCGTTCGCGATCGCCTTCACCAGAGGTTTAAACTAGGAATATCTCTATCTGAAATCTAGCCAACTCTCCTTTTCTGATGACCCAAACCCAGAAAAAACAAACCCTTTCCGCACCCTGGATCGCCCCAGAAACCTTTGCACCCTACGGTCAAGTCATCTGGGCTACTGACGATGGCAAGCCCTATGATGATCGAGATGCTCAACTGATCCTCGATCGCGGAACCCCCCGATTTTACATCATGCGCTTGCACCACAACGGGCGCAACTTTGCCACCATCACCCGTCATCAACAGTGTACCCAATGCCTGGGAGCGCTTGAAGGTAAAGATTGGTTTTTAGGGGTTGCTCCACCGAGTAAAACCCCCCAACCCGACCTAGAGCAGATCCGCGCCTTTCATATTCCGGGTAACTGCTTCGTCAAACTCCATCTGGGAACCTGGCACGCTGGCCCTTATATTGACCATGATATCGTCGATTTTTATAACCTAGAATTAAGCGATACCAATATTACCGACCATCAAACCTGCGATCTGAGTTCAGCCTATGGCGTAAGTTTTGAAATCATGGATCTTTAGGGTTTTTTTTCCGTCCCAAGGGCGCGATCGATGGGATTATGAGTTTTGAATGGTTCGCTCGCCTAAAGCTAATCTAGCCTGCTCTCGGTCATCAAAGTGAATCTTTTCTGTGCCTAAAATTTGATAATCTTCGTGACCTTTACCGGCAATTAAAACCCCATCACCCGGTTTAGCTTCGAGGATCGCCTGACGAATGGCTTGGGCCCGATCGCCAATGACAATGGGTTCGGCCGATTCGGGAATTCCGGCGATAATATCTTGCAAAATTTGCTCCGGGTTTTCCGTGCGCGGATTATCGGAAGTCACCACCGGCACATCGGCTAATTCGGCGGCAATTTTACCCATGATCGGGCGCTTTGTGCGATCGCGATCGCCTCCACAACCAAACACGCAAATCATCCGCCCTGGAATAAAGGGACGGGAGGCCTTAAGTAAATTCTCTAAGCTATCGGGGGTATGGGCATAGTCTACAATCACCGTAATCTCTTGATCCGGGGTCACGCTCACGCGCTCCATCCGTCCCGGCACGCCCAAGAAGTCAGGTAAACTCGATACCATAGTTTCTAAAGAAATGCCCAGATGCAAGCCAGCGCCAATGGCTGCCAACAGATTCGACACATTAAATTGACCCACTAAGGGCGACTCAAAGGCAATCTCACCTTGAGGCGTATGTAAGATTCCTTTCACCCCTTTGGGCTGATATTCTAAATCACTCGTCCACAGGGACGCGGAAGAATCATGAAGGCTATAGCTCCAAACCTGTTCCTGGGGTAAGCGCTCAATCAACCGTTGTCCGTAGGGATCGTCACCATTAATAATTGCTTTTCCTTTTAAGTAATCTGGACTAAACAGCAGGGCCTTGGCTTCAAAATAATCTTCCATGCTGGGATGATAGTCCAAATGGTCTTGGGTCAAGTTCGTAAACACAGATACTTGAAAGGGACAGCCCCAAACCCGTTTTTGCTCTAAAGAATGGGAACTGACTTCCATGACTCCATATTCACATCCGGCTGCGACAGCTTGGGAGAGCTGTTGTTGTAAAGTGACGGCAAAGGGGGTAGTATTCACCGCCGTTTGATGATATCCCGGCCATTTGGCGTAGAGGGTTCCCAGAAGGGCCGTGGGCTTTTGTCCGTGGGTTAAAAAGGCTTCAATTAGATGGGTGGTGGTGGTTTTGCCATTGGTTCCCGTTACCCCCACTAGCTTTAAATTCTGGGCAGGATAGTTATAGAACGCGGCGGCCACTTCTGGGCACACCTTGGCCATATCTGCACCGGAAATCACACAAGCCTCTCCGGGAGGATGCTTACTGAGTGCAGATTCCGAGACGATCGCCGCGATCGCCCCCGCAGCCACAGCACTCGGCCAAAACTCTCCCCCATCCACACGGGTTCCAGGCATTCCGATAAACAGATCTCCAGCTTGACAAGAGTGGGAATTCGTGCTTAATCCTTTTACGTCCAGGTCTAAAGCCGGGTGTGTAGAGACTTGCCCTAATTCACTCACCTTAGTCAGCAACTCACGTAATTTCATCTGTCAGCCCTCCTCACAGAAATATCCTTTGGCATTTGCACGGGAATTGTTACTTACTATAACGTCAGTTTGGGTTAAGCGATCGTTGACAAGAGGGACTCGCAGTCGAGGGAAAATCCGTTGTTTCGATGGCCAGAAGTTCCTAGCATTGAGGATTGGGCTGGGTCTGAGAAGGGTCAAGGTTAGCCAGTGTGTACCCATCATCTTGGGCGATCGCCGTGGGGAATCCAGTAATCATGATGAAAACAACTCACCCTCTCATAAACTAGCCACAATATAGTGCTATCCCATTAGCTCAACTCCATATTTGTGACTTGACAATAAGCAGGGTTCATGCTGCGAATATCGCACATATTCCCGAAAGCAGTCAGAATTTTTCGGGGCAGTCGAGTATTGAGGCGACTGTGAGCCACTTGTAAGTTATCTATCACTAAAAGATCTCCCTTTTCCCACGGAAATACGGCGGCATTTCTCCATTCCGCTTTCCCTAACTCTTTTGCCTCTGCTTCTGTCAGTTTAAGGCAGTTGCCTTCTTCACCAACAAAGAATGTATTTAGCTTACTGTATTGGGATGTAGAATCATCAACAACAGTTGCTTTTTCTGTTCGTATTTGCTCTAACATTTGATATAACTTAGAAGGCATAAAATTGTAATAAATCCTTTTCATTAATCTATACCTTGGCAGAATACTTCGATACCATTCCCTGCTTACTAAGCAATCACAAATACTGATACCAAAGCATAGTCTTCCTGTTCTTGGGTGAGAAAAAACTGGGATATAAGAGCATTCAAAATAAAGAGAACCGTCGTCTTTCCAGTCAAAACAAAATCCCCCATTTTGGAGTAATTTTGTGATCTCCTCTCGCGATTGTTTCTCAAACACCATACCTAATAAACTCTTGGGAACAAATCGCACATATTTCTGAGCCAAGTTCGCTATTTTGTATTGAAACGAAGGAAATAAATCATTAAAAACTTTTTCTGTGTTTAGAATAGGAGTCTCTCCATATAGATCGGGTTTTGTTTGACAGAAAAAAGCTAAAACACTCGGTCTTATCGATACCATATTTAATTCATTATGAGGCATAACAATCAAATTGGGAGGTGCTTCAGAAGACGTAAACACCTTATCCGTTATTCGCAATCTTTGAGCGCTACCAAAGTGATAATATTTTTCCAGTTCAACCTTAA
This window of the Roseofilum capinflatum BLCC-M114 genome carries:
- the trpE gene encoding anthranilate synthase component I, translated to MIYPDFSEFKQLAQQGNFIPVCQEWVADLETPVSAWYKVCADRPYNFLLESVEGGEKIGRYSLLGCDPLWILEARGDRTTQTFRDGTQTEFQGDPFKHLADCLEPYHPVKLPQLPPGIGGLFGFWGYELIRWIEPTVPVHEGEKTDLPDGIWMQVDHLLIFDQVKRKIWAIAYVDVRDPKTKLKKAYKNGCDRIKSLVKKLNKPLSRKHLSLEWTPPNRINPDSTLSYNSNITPEAFCSNVKAAQDYILAGDIFQVVLSQRLSTAYKGKPFDLYRSLRLINPSPYMAYFNFGSWQLIGSSPEVMVKAEKDPSGTTLATVRPIAGTRPRGATPEEDEALATELLQDPKEIAEHVMLVDLGRNDLGRVCKSGTVNVDELMVIERYSHVMHIVSNVVGELGKDHTAWDLLKACFPAGTVSGAPKIRAMEIIHELEGDRRGPYSGVYGYYDFEGQLNSAITIRTMVVQDQTLSVQAGAGLVADSVPQNEYQETLNKAKGLLQAIQCLHP
- a CDS encoding DUF3120 domain-containing protein; this translates as MVQQTFPPYSSSTSKSAPNPVKEWLKGLALPQQWQIWLASGGLVIVPVFFQAPLVRLFPELSFVMTLFWIGLSLLLMRQPWGKLWGDLCLGFSWSWLAGSIYWGWLRWEPVYHLPIEAIALPFVLLDLILRCRRSGNSWGLIGHFFYLGSLVGTAITDIYFYLVNLIPHWRHLMQVEPEFVRPVFQEAIAQIYTPWGGFWAGVLVMLLLLLGLIPLRSTSIPWWAFSGAVLSTLVVDGLFWVAAVCA
- a CDS encoding undecaprenyl-diphosphate phosphatase gives rise to the protein MFLSALLLPTLAQAQAPTTNTVSGQLNIFQAFILGLVQGMTEFIPISSTAHLKVVPVALGWGDPGVAFSAIIQLGSIGAVLWYFWDDLKQLTLGAIEAIQKKDYQANPVRMVLGIAIGTLPIVIIGLGVKLFVPNFDESPIRRLSSIAIASIVMAILLGLAEQWGSRKRDFDRLGMQDGILMGCAQALAIIPGVSRSGSTITAGLFMGLERATAARFSFLLGIPAITLAGLVELVGLLDEGLAGVGIFPLIVGLISSAFFSYIAIAWLIRFLQTRSTWLFIWYRLIFGIVILIAISTQLIPNS
- a CDS encoding TIGR03279 family radical SAM protein produces the protein MSTIRPAKISQVLPDSIAAEIGFEPGDAIVSINGTNPRDLIDYQFLCTDEILDLEVLDLKGKTHHIEIEKDYDQDLGLEFENALFDGLIQCNNRCPFCFIDQQPPGKRKSLYLKDDDYRLSFLYGSYLTLTNLSDREWSRIEAMRLSPLYVSVHATEPEIRSRLLKNPRAGEILKQLEWFQERRLQIHAQVVVCPGINDGEHLEQTLLDLAQFHQGEVPTVASIAVVPVGLTRFRPTEDELIPVTVEKAQEVIKQVQQLQDKFQQEKEATVVWLADEWFLIAGLDLPPESHYQDYPQIGNGVGSIRLFIREFEEKIQERMISEVSPPKTLSWVVGNTVEKAFTPLVEQLNKISGLTIQLQALNSDYWGQEMTVTGLLTGEDLLHKLSGKDLGDGILLPTVMLKHGETCFLDDRTVEEVEEKLGVPIFLVEDIDALLNIALSASRT
- a CDS encoding permease, producing MFDPFYPFDWLAVQIVTHLLGIPLDSHLGESLRFFLYDVPKILTLLIVISFLVGTVQSFLQPEHVRHWLAGKRRFSGNVLAALVGIVTPFCSCSAVPLFIGFLTAGIPLGVTFSYLISAPMVNEVAVVLLWGLFGFKVTLIYIGFGVILAIAAGYIIGQLKLEQWVESFVWQLPAADQSVPLEDGSISHLTWKERFNQGWSQSSQIIQSVWIYVVIGIAIGAGIHGYAPTSFISEFAGANNPLAVPIAVILGVPLYANIAGVMPISEALVTKGIPLGTVLAFTMAVTALSLPEIVILRKVLRPQLLAVFVTLMTVGIISVGYLFNQVLTV
- a CDS encoding thioredoxin family protein; translation: MSKIQVEVLGTGCKKCQQLEANAKQAIADLSLDAEILHIKDAIEIAKRGVLSTPALMVNGKLVAKGKVMSAEEIKPFLQN
- a CDS encoding MerR family DNA-binding protein → MFQVGEVSRTLGINPQTLYFYERIGLIPPPERTAAGYRLFSQSDIERLAFIVQVKALGLSLDEIKDILSLKDGRSLTCQAVHERLCKKLNEIEQQIQQLQALHNQLTPLVKYCAQNLDITDRECIVLDTAYKTKPIDRFTQESNDE
- a CDS encoding cytochrome b/b6 domain-containing protein; the protein is MPRSIPYQPVLLRILHGGSALLVILALISGFWVYNTYDGRWGSLPLPNLSDTQDIHGTIAVTFLLLLPIFALYSFHIGYHRLIQEQAFNPLKQVGKPVWWIFMHRLANTFMLLAATFAVITGRMMEEEWLPAGEINRPWYLAHLVSWLIVFLSLALHLLLAAKVGGVPLLRSMLQFSRRDRDTPKSWLRGLRKISSSRLFQGVEIMVMGGIILAFLLPVFAS
- a CDS encoding peptidylprolyl isomerase produces the protein MTRAIMETEKGTINLELFDQDAPNTVKNFVELSQKGFYDGLTFHRVIDNFMIQGGCPLGTGTGGPGYKIKCEINDNKHVAGTLSMAHAGRDTGGSQFFICHAPQPHLDGVHTTFGQTQDMDVVNAIRKGDKIISVKIEE